Part of the Vicia villosa cultivar HV-30 ecotype Madison, WI unplaced genomic scaffold, Vvil1.0 ctg.000567F_1_1, whole genome shotgun sequence genome is shown below.
acaacaaaactcAAGGCGGTTTTGAAACCATGGGTTTGAATCCCAATGTATTTAGAGGAGTCAGACGTAAAGGTTACAAAGTGCCGACTCCCATTCAGAGGAAGACGATGCCGCTAATCCTCTCCGGCGTCGATGTTGTTGCCATGGCTCGTACTGGTTCCGGCAAAACGGCTGCGTTTCTTGTTCCCATGCTTCATAAGCTTAACCAGCATGTTCCTCAGGCTGGCGTTAGAGGACTCATTTTATCACCGACTAGGGATTTGGCTATGCAGACTCTCAAGTTCACTGAAGAGCTTGGTCACTTTACAGGTTCTTTTTTTCAGCTTATTTTGTAATTGATTATATGATTTTTTTCAGCTTATTTTGTAATTGATTATATGAAGGCTTTTTTAATATGGTTAATGTATTCTGAATCTCTGTTTGCTTGTTTGTGAATCAGATCTTCGTGTTAGTTTGTTGGTTGGCGGTGATAGTATGGAAAGTCAGTTTGTGGAGTTATCTCAGAGTCCTGACATTATAATTGCCACTCCTGGGAGGCTTATGCATCATTTGTCTGAGGTTGATGACATGTCGTTGCGTAAAGTGGAGTATGTTGTTTTTGATGAGGCTGATTGTTTATTTGGTATGGGTTTTGCTGAGCAGCTACATCAAATTCTTGGTCAGCTTGGTGATAATCGTCAGACCTTGCTTTTCAGTGCGACATTACCTAGCGCTCTTGCGGAATTCGCTAAGGCTGGTCTGCGAGAGCCTCGCCTTGTTCGTCTAGATTTGGAAACTAAAATTAGTCCTGATTTGAAGCTTGTGTTTTTCACTTTGAGGCAAGAAGAGAAGTATGCCGCTTTGTTATATTTAATCAGGGAACTTATTGGTTCTGATGAGCAGACTTTAATTTTTGTATCTACTAAACATCATGTTGAGTTTCTCAACTCGTTGTTTCAACAAGAGGGTATTGAGCCTTCTGTGTGTTATGGAGACATGGATCAAGATGCTCGCAAAATGCATGTGTCTAGGTTTAGGTCAAGGAAGACAATGTTGTTGATTGTCACCGATATTGCTGCTCGAGGGATTGACATTCCGTTGCTTGATAATGTTATCAATTGGGACTTCTCGCCCAAGCCTAAAATATTTGTTCATCGAGTTGGAAGGGTTGCAAGGGCGGGTCGTACTGGTACTGCTTATTCGTTTTTGACTACCGAGGATATGGCTTATCTCTTGGATCTTCATTTGTTTCTTTCAAAACCAGTCAAAGCTGCTCCCACTGAAGAAGAGGTCTTGAAGGATATGGATGGAGTAATGTCAAGAATTGACCAGGCAATGGCAAACGGAGAAACCATTTATGGTCGTTTCCCTCAAAAAGTTATTGACCTTGTTTCTGACAGGGTTAGGGAAGTTATTGATACTAATGCGGAGCTGGAAGCGTTGCAGAGAACCTGTAAAAATGCATTTCGTTTATATTCTAAAACTAAACCCTTACCCTCAAAGGAGTCCATTAGAAGAGTAAAGGATTTGCCACCAGAAGGTCTGCATCCAATTTTTAACAAAGTGTTGGGGACGGGGGAGTTAACAGCACTTGCATTTTCTGAGCATTTGAAAACATTTAGGTGAGTGCAAGTTTATATTCATAAACTGGAATTATTCTAAACAACTCTCTTTAAAGGATTTTATAGGCTCATAGTTTTAATAATTCAATATCAGGCCAAAGCAGACCATTTTGGAAGCAGAAGGAGAAGCAGCTAAAGCAAAGCGTAAAGCAGTATGTTTCTATTTTCAATACATTGTCCATAATCCATATTTTGTTTGATTATGGTCTAATTTGACAATTCTATTTCCTTTTTAGATATTTAGAATGAAATTTTCAAGTTCCTCCTTCAATTGACTAAATTTCACGATTCTCTTATGAAACTTAACATTTTCCAAATTGTTTTCCATTTTAATATATTTACATGAAAGTTGGATACGGTGGATCATATGGTTTTATGCGTCTTTTATCATCTGTCATCAATTCTTCTGAAGtccattttatgtttttaaatgaATCTAAAATTGCGCAACAGATTTTGGTTATCAAATATTAGTTGAGAAGTTATATGTATATCTCTTCTTGCAGTGTTTTCTCCTTCACTTAAGTCCATGCTTTTTCTTTCCTATTGCCTCAATCTAATAAGTACCGTTCAAAAATCATAACTGTCCGAATCAAAGTTACTAAACGATTAATCTGTAGGGAAGATGTATTTGTCCTATTGAGTATAGGGAGTGAAGTAAGTTGCTATAGGGATTAATTACTGTTTACCTTGTATATTATGTCTATCTAGTTTGATAGCTTGCTCTTCATTGGAAGGTGTAAAATTCTTAGTTGGCAAAAATGTAAATATCATAGTATTTATCTCTGGCTCAGCCATTCCTTCCTTTTTTGTCTTTCCACTCCAAGACTCTTTCTCTTTCTGATATGCATTGCTGCCTGCTCCAACTTTTTTATACGAAAGATTTTGCATTATTCATAGATAGTTTGTGATAAATGATTTTGCATTATTGAGTTTTGGGTGACTCAATTCATTTGTCTAACACGATTTTGATATACCTGTTGTTTATTCCTTCTACACCAGACACATGCTTGTGTGTTGGCAATAGTAAAACATTCTAGCCATGTCTTGATGGTATTTTTCAAACACAAAACATGCATAGTGCAAGAATCACATTGTACATATTGTAGTTGCTTTTAAGAAACTCATTTGGTTATGAAAACTttaatttgttttgtttattatACAACTAATTATGTTTTGGACATTAGATATTATGATATAACATCGTTACAAACACTTGGCTTTCATGTCAATTTCTTATCTTGTTCTTACAGTTTGAATTTTGCTGCACTTTATTGACAACTATGATGTAGATGTTTCATTCATGTTCCATGCTATATCATATTGGACTTTGCATCTAAACCCAATGAAATATCTGTTTTGATGTACATGCCTAAATTACTGTCTTTCTGCTTACCTTTTACCTTAAGATTAAAAATTTAAAGTGAAGCTCAATAAATATTTGCAGGGCCCTTCTGGTCAATGGGTTGATGTGATGAAAAGGAAAAGAGCCATTCATGAATCTACTATAAATTTGTTTCTTGAACAAAAGTCTAAGAGTACTAGTGAAAAGGTACGTAGCTATTACAGTAACTTGGATTTGTACTTGTTCGACTACCCTTTTTTAATTAACCTTCTATTTTCTTCTGATTGACTGTAATCAATCTAGTTagttttatttaatcattttatttgtaTTCATTGAGGACAATACATATGTTTCCTTGCAGGAGGAATATCAACAGGAACCTACTTCAGCAGGGAAAGGGAGAAAAGGTCTTGTTCTATTTCAATGTCATTAGATGTTAAAATTGTTGTACTTTTTTGGTTTGTAAAGTATATTGTCCTCATTTGGTGCTCTTGTATTTATCTGTTTGAAATGATATATTATGCTAGGATTTTATGTTGTTTGTTAATCATGAACTATATCTAGTTCAACCTAAGGTAGGAATATGTTGTTAGGTGATATTTTTGAACCTCAGCTTTTAGAGGTTGCTATGTAGGCTTAGCAAACCTGAAATCTAGGTAGTCAATCCCAAGTAACGGCATGGAGCGGCTGACCCCAAAAGGGGGATATCAAGATAGCATATAGTGGAATGACAGCTATTTGATCATATTTTGGACTAATTACATGAATAACTAActataaacatatatttaatgtaaaattaaacaaataactcAAAACCCATAAAATATTCATAACTCAAAGCACAAGGCTTagtaaaaaacacttaaaaccaACAAGTCTCAATCAAAATTCTCAATCAACATCAACAAGTCTTAATCAAAACAGTACATCCCAAAGTTCAAACTTATAGGCCTAAATattaaaaacaaggaaaaaaCTCCCATGCCAAGTCATTATTATTACCCGTGGGTTTAAACTTTTCAGCACAAGAGTTTCACTAGACGTGGAAGACAAAAGATGATTATTTTCTGACTCTTTTCTGATTCTTTTCTTATGGTTTCATCAGCACGTGGTACTAAGAGAAAGCAAGAAAGTTTCAAGGACGAGGATAACTATATAAGTTCCATACCTAAAAATCGTGTAAGTCACTATCTGTATTACTTTTATTCACATTTATCTAGATTCACATAGACATATACTTGTTATGTGATAGTTGTTAGGCTTTTGAAACAGAAAATTCAACTACCCGTTTAACTTATATCTTGTTATCATTCACAGCACATGGAGGCAGGCCTCGCAGTAAAAGCTAATGAAGGCTTTTCTTCAAATAGGTAAAATTTACTTGATTAATTACTAATCAGTCCTTTTTTTACATATATCCCTTTGGCCATACTATCGGAGCTTGTTTGGCCTGACTTTTAATTGCCCTGTCTCCTCCTTAAAAGAGAAGATAGGCCAAaccacattcagtaaaaactctttgagtaaagttactttctttttgataaaaaaaaaacaataaaaggaCCTTCTTCAAAAGTAGTTGAGAGGAACTTTGAAAATTCTTTTGCGGAAATTTTGTCGTTCAACTCGCTTTGCAACCACGGGCTGCCATTATATTATCTTATTCGTACATACTTGCATGCTCTTCACAGTTTGGGGCGAGGGCCAGTGTGTAATTAAACCTTAGAGCTAACGGTTTATGTGACTATTTTGCTACTACAACAAAGGATTATAACTATACCTTTTCGAATTGTGTTTATCAAAATGAGATTATAACACCTGATCCTTTAGTTTGCTCCATTTATTTATCTCATTTATGCCATTTGTTGTTGTATACGGTTTCCACTACCAAACATTcatatgtttcattttttttgtattgtgattataattataattataatgataatTAATGATGCTAATGCTATTATGCTTAAgctcttcaataatttaattaacttagtTTATTAAAGTTTTTAAACATGATGCATTTTATGTCTTTTATAATTAATGTCTTTTATGTCTCTTTTAGTAAAACTCATTTTACGTCTTTTAGTTATAGTTTTTTTTCTAAGCAATGCCTTTATTtatcaaatatatcattcatttATAATAACTTGTAATCAAATCAAACATTTTTGTGAAGATATTTTGCCTAACAGCTTTCAATTTTAAATTGGCTTTAAAGTTATAAAACAACAATAGTTAAACAACTTTACCTCTACTGTATTTCTAAATCTCTTATTCTTATGTacagattggaagaagc
Proteins encoded:
- the LOC131629438 gene encoding putative DEAD-box ATP-dependent RNA helicase 29 — translated: MGGFMLGSKKKKNNKTQGGFETMGLNPNVFRGVRRKGYKVPTPIQRKTMPLILSGVDVVAMARTGSGKTAAFLVPMLHKLNQHVPQAGVRGLILSPTRDLAMQTLKFTEELGHFTDLRVSLLVGGDSMESQFVELSQSPDIIIATPGRLMHHLSEVDDMSLRKVEYVVFDEADCLFGMGFAEQLHQILGQLGDNRQTLLFSATLPSALAEFAKAGLREPRLVRLDLETKISPDLKLVFFTLRQEEKYAALLYLIRELIGSDEQTLIFVSTKHHVEFLNSLFQQEGIEPSVCYGDMDQDARKMHVSRFRSRKTMLLIVTDIAARGIDIPLLDNVINWDFSPKPKIFVHRVGRVARAGRTGTAYSFLTTEDMAYLLDLHLFLSKPVKAAPTEEEVLKDMDGVMSRIDQAMANGETIYGRFPQKVIDLVSDRVREVIDTNAELEALQRTCKNAFRLYSKTKPLPSKESIRRVKDLPPEGLHPIFNKVLGTGELTALAFSEHLKTFRPKQTILEAEGEAAKAKRKAGPSGQWVDVMKRKRAIHESTINLFLEQKSKSTSEKEEYQQEPTSAGKGRKARGTKRKQESFKDEDNYISSIPKNRHMEAGLAVKANEGFSSNRLEEAVLDLVADDGSGIKKQKSVYHWDKRSKKYIKLNNGDRVTASGKIKTESGAKTKANKTGIYKKWKERSHSKISLRGTNTDGDAQESTSSKGSYRGSGRNFNDRNFRDGRKQHSMPNAHVRPEIKDMDQIRKERQKKASKISYMKSKSPKGKKSGRKGGNKGNKGGNKRRGAK